One Tenebrio molitor chromosome 2, icTenMoli1.1, whole genome shotgun sequence genomic region harbors:
- the LOC138125090 gene encoding ionotropic receptor 75a-like encodes MSKTRPVSILNINRKGGHESIKSNHQQIGVVVDGDCPSSEQFLITSGHLKLFDEKHHWLITSLSSTVVNKFEKVALSINADIQIAVKNSTTQNWTITDIYNPASEYGGSLSFTKIGDYSEGRGYNARKKEATYWTRKNMTGVTFKTMVVLLAPFEGTLDEYLHNEDNRNVNTFNRFQHKLLCFCRDYYNFTMETELGKSWGYPYPNGSFDGMVGAMERKLIEFGSSPIFVREDRAKKIDYGRNTWSWKAGFLFRSPKSRTSIEIFLKPLATSIWLITALFAILSIIILKVVTTFERKEFHESVETSWSLSAVFTLGAFCQQGSPSVPRMVCGRITAIFIFLLSVIIYQFYSASIVSNLLIKPTYKIGSIKDLVDSPLKVGCEDIIYNKDLFEHTSDKILKELYYKKIYGKGNTSHFLLPQDGVNLVRDGGYAFHIEVARAYPIIEYTFSDEAICELQELKLFKNTDLYTTYQKGSSFRNMLETCFQRIAEHGILYREIKYWHPRKPECIQSSKSFLTFHVGLDEFYPALLILLFGILLSLVVLAVEKHVKMVKSRSKQTFLKLRENIIPAGFLFRSPKSRTPIEIFLKPFTTSIWLITALFALLSIVILKVVTTFERKEFHESVETSWSLSAVFTLGAFCQQGSPSVPRMVCGRITAIFIFLLSIIIYQFYSASIVSNLLIKPAYKIGSIKDLVDSPLKVGCEDIIYTKDLFGHTTDEDARQLYQRKILGKNNNSNFLNPEQGLKLVEQGGYAFHVETATAYPIIEESFAEKAICDLSEVQLFRTQPMHANFQKHSPFRDMFDTCLQRLAENGMLFRERKHWHPRKPECIQSSRSMSFHVGIEEFYPALVIFLVGVLCSLIILIGEKRIKMIQEKQLFSKKKQMVFPFVE; translated from the exons atgtctAAAACTCGACCTGTATCCATATTAAACATTAACCGTAAAGGAGGTCATGAAAGTATAAAATCCAATCACCAACAAATTGGGGTAGTAGTGGATGGAGATTGTCCAAGCAGTGAACAGTTCTTGATCACT TCTGGCCACTTAAAACTTTTCGATGAGAAACATCACTGGCTGATCACGTCTCTGTCCTCAACtgttgtcaacaaatttgaaaaagttgCTTTGAGTATCAATGCGGATATTCAAATTGCCGTTAAAAACAGTACAACGCAAAACTGGACGATTACAGATATTTATAATCCTGCGTCCGAATATGGAGGTAGCTTGAGTTTTACTAAAATAGGAGATTATAGCGAAGGACGTGGTTACAATGCTAGAAAGAAAGAGGCTACTTATTGGACTAGAAAAAACATGACTGGAGTTACGTTCAAAACAATGGTGGTG CTCTTGGCGCCTTTTGAGGGGACACTCGACGAATATTTGCACAATGAGGACAACAGGAACGTCAACACTTTCAACAGATTCCAACAcaaattgttgtgcttttgtAGAGATTATTATAACTTCAC GATGGAAACTGAACTggggaagtcgtggggttacCCCTACCCCAACGGTTCTTTCGATGGAATGGTCGGAGCCATGGAACGCAAGCTGATAGAATTTGGAAGTTCTCCAATTTTTGTACGGGAGGACCGTGCCAAAAAAATAGATTACGGCCGGAATACGTGGAGTTGGAA AGCTGGGTTTTTATTCAGATCTCCAAAATCGCGAACTTCCatcgaaatatttttgaagccTCTTGCGACGTCTATTTGGTTGATAACAGCATTGTTCGCCATACTGTCGATAATTATTCTAAAAGTTGTGACAACTTTCGAAAGAAAAGAGTTCCACGAGAGTGTCGAAACTTCGTGGAGTTTGTCCGCTGTATTCACTTTGGGGGCATTTTGCCAACAAG GCTCACCATCCGTCCCAAGAATGGTATGTGGTAGGATCACCGCGATCTTTATATTTCTTCTTTCGGTAATTATTTACCAGTTTTATTCAGCCAGTATTGTCTCTAATTTGTTGATTAAACCTACCTACAAAATTGGAAGTATCAAGGATCTCGTGGATTCGCCCTTGAAAGTTGGATGCGAGGATATTATATACAACAAGGACTTATTCGAG CATACCAGTGACAAAATCCTCAAAGAGTTGTATTACAAGAAAATTTATGGTAAAGGGAATACATCTCATTTTCTGTTACCACAAGATGGTGTAAATTTGGTACGTGATGGAGGATATGCATTTCACATTGAAGTTGCAAGAGCTTATCCAATCATAGAATATACTTTCTCCGATGAAGCAATTTGCGAACTTCaagaattaaaattgtttaaaaatacagatttGTACACTACTTATCAAAAGGGCTCTTCGTTTCGTAACATGTTAGAGACTTG ttTTCAGCGCATTGCCGAACACGGGATACTGTACagggaaataaaatattggcATCCTCGAAAGCCGGAATGTATTCAGTCGTCGAAATCTTTTCTCACTTTCCATGTAGGTTTGGATGAGTTCTATCCCGCTCTGTTGATACTCTTGTTCGGAATTCTTCTTAGTTTGGTTGTACTTGCTGTTGAAAAACATGTTAAAATGGTTAAAAGCAGGTCTAAACAGACGTTCCTAAAACTACGGGAAAATATTATTCC AGCTGGGTTTTTATTCAGATCTCCAAAATCGCGAACTCCTatcgaaatatttttgaagccTTTTACGACGTCGATTTGGTTGATAACAGCATTGTTCGCCCTCCTTTCGATAGTTATTCTAAAAGTTGTGACAACTTTCGAAAGAAAAGAGTTCCATGAGAGTGTCGAAACTTCGTGGAGTTTGTCCGCTGTATTCACTTTGGGCGCATTTTGCCAACAAG GCTCACCATCCGTTCCAAGAATGGTATGTGGTAGGATCACCGCGATCTTTATATTTCTCCTTTCGATAATTATTTACCAGTTTTATTCAGCCAGTATTGTCTCTAACTTGTTGATTAAACCTGCTTACAAAATTGGAAGTATCAAGGATCTCGTGGATTCGCCTTTAAAAGTTGGATGCGAGGATATTATATACACCAAGGACTTATTCGGG CACACCACCGACGAAGACGCTCGACAGTTGTACCAAAGAAAAATTCTAGGCAAAAACAACAactccaattttttgaatcccGAACAAGGCTTGAAGCTGGTAGAACAAGGCGGCTACGCCTTTCACGTCGAAACCGCAACAGCGTACCCCATAATTGAAGAGTCTTTTGCAGAAAAAGCAATCTGCGATCTTAGCGAAGTCCAGCTGTTTAGGACTCAACCCATGCACGCGAACTTCCAGAAACATTCACCTTTCCGAGACATGTTCGACACTTG TTTACAGCGTCTCGCCGAGAATGGGATGTTGTTTAGGGAAAGGAAACACTGGCATCCTCGCAAACCTGAGTGCATTCAGTCCTCCAGGTCTATGAGTTTCCACGTGGGGATAGAGGAGTTTTATCCCGCTCTGGTTATATTTCTGGTTGGGGTTTTGTGCAgtttaatcattttaattgGGGAGAAAAGGATTAAAATGATTCAAGAAAAACAACTGTTCTCAAAAAAGAAGCAAATGGTTTTTCCTTTTGTCGAGTAA
- the LOC138124460 gene encoding ionotropic receptor 75a-like: MKLTVTFDCLIYLLDFFVEISNKIINFAKKGLRFLNVDIRSDNFNTHNVLNRKYYHLIVILDGDCVNSAKSIVQDKKYFYETYHWLVLSSSTAQDDSLNFLKVAPLNINSDVNLVVLSNETDEWTVFDAYNPASNHQGQFRTTHLGHYNRKNGFKIQTQSNKFWTRKNMTGVQFKSAVVAPDHHVKLTDYLASEDNRQLNSMHRFQSVTVNYCKEMYNFTLHVQRTNSWGYLTPNGHFDGLVGLLERRLVDFGSSPLIYKLDRMPVVDYSYGNWILRSTFIYRRPKIVEASHKIFMRPLSTTVWICIALMMAVLIGFLKIIFSRETRILADLNEVDSSWSFLFLFTLGAFCQQGATCHPQLLSSRTLSVFVFLFCILIYQFYSASIVSYLLMDPPRRINNLKDLSDSNLKAGIEDILIDRNYFVQTTDPAAIELYNTKIKGISNDSGFYEPRDGLELVRRGGFAFHVETSTAYPIIEETFTNQEICELEEVQMYRTQPMHTNLQKNSPFREMMNYCMLHLVEDGLMDRLRKYWDARTPVCIESAKKITIHVGLKEFSAGLIVLFYGVCSSLVILAGEIITSRREFITNVVFKPKVIKPYVN; encoded by the exons atgaaattgacagtaacatttgactgtttgatttacctacttgatttttttgtagaaatctcaaataaaataattaacttcGCCAAAAAAGGACTTAGATTTTTAAATGTCGACATCCGCAGTGATAACTTTAACACTCACAATGTGTTAAACCGCAAGTATTACCATTTAATTGTAATCTTGGACGGCGATTGTGTAAATTCTGCAAAATCAATCGTCCAG gacaagaaatatttttatgaaacatACCACTGGTTAGTACTAAGCTCGTCAACTGCACAAGACgacagtttaaattttttgaaagttgCGCCTTTGAATATCAACTCCGACGTAAATTTGGTGGTTTTAAGCAACGAAACGGACGAATGGACAGTTTTCGATGCATATAATCCTGCCTCAAATCATCAAGGACAGTTCAGGACAACACATTTAGGACACTACAACAGAAAGAATGGTTTTAAAATCCAAACTCAGAGCAATAAATTCTGGACAAGGAAAAACATGACTGGGGTCCAGTTCAAATCGGCTGTTGTTGCACCCGACCATCACGTAAAATTGACAGATTATCTCGCCAGCGAGGACAATCGACAGCTGAATTCGATGCACAGATTCCAGAGCGTTACCGTAAACTATTGTAAAGAAATGTACAATTTTACTCTGCACGTGCAAAGAACTAACTCGTGGGGTTATCTGACCCCCAACGGACATTTCGACGGCCTTGTGGGCCTTCTCGAACGACGCCTCGTAGATTTTGGCAGCTCGCCTCTGATTTACAAACTGGACCGGATGCCAGTTGTGGATTACAGCTACGGAAACTGGATTCTAAGATCTACATTTATCTACAGACGCCCAAAAATCGTAGAGGCCTCGCACAAGATTTTCATGAGACCCCTTTCTACAACAGTCTGGATTTGCATCGCTCTGATGATGGCGGTCTTAATaggatttttgaaaataatcttCAGCAGAGAAACGCGAATTTTAGCCGACTTAAACGAAGTTGACAGCAGTTGGAGCTTCTTGTTCCTGTTCACTTTGGGGGCATTTTGCCAACAGGGCGCCACCTGCCACCCCCAGTTATTGAGCAGCAGGACTTTATCCGTCTttgttttcctcttttgtatATTGATTTACCAGTTTTACTCCGCCAGCATCGTCTCTTATTTATTGATGGACCCCCCACGCaggattaataatttaaaagacTTGAGTGACAGTAATTTGAAGGCTGGAATAGAGGATATTTTGATTGACAGAAATTACTTTGTG CAAACCACAGATCCTGCGGCTATTGAACTCTACAAcacgaaaataaaagggaTTTCTAACGATTCTGGATTTTATGAGCCCAGAGATGGACTGGAGTTGGTCAGGCGAGGAGGATTCGCGTTTCATGTGGAAACCAGCACAGCTTATCCCATCATCGAGGAAACTTTCACAAATCAAGAAATTTGTGAATTGGAGGAGGTGCAGATGTACAGGACTCAACCGATGCACACCAACCTCCAAAAGAACTCACCATTTCGCGAGATGATGAATTATTg TATGTTACACTTGGTCGAAGATGGACTTATGGATCGTCTACGGAAGTACTGGGATGCTCGCACTCCTGTTTGTATAGAATCCGCAAAAAAAATCACCATTCACGTTGGACTAAAGGAGTTTTCTGCTGGATTGATAGTCCTCTTCTATGGCGTTTGCTCATCACTAGTTATTCTTGCAGGTGAAATTATTACCTCAAGAAGGGAGTTCATCACAAATGTAGTCTTCAAGCCAAAAGTAATTAAACCCTACGTAAACTAA
- the casp gene encoding FAS-associated factor 1: MSENREEILADFQACTGIEDVAEAIYHLDETNWDLLRAVSRVMPPDSQSFQPRSDPDVMVVDDYINVPSSPIETATDMMEVGNNVGHPPVPNNQTNDQPSTSTVRNNLTKMLKFTIQYCDRIITIELPESATVSDLKLRLFKELKVSPCRQLLSGWARMSQYENTPFSALQLPQESSLHLTLKPSEGGFTAEDDLEVQEKLTGKYTLNIKCEEATYNLKYPGTQSILKVKGDVYTLTSIHVRNQIWSGWPPNIDDQTMLALSGINYPEHDLTVKRSCPVNHNKEKKQNNSNIVQIDSDDDEFEDASESFNVDDEYFVDNIPSKRTEPLIPDHIEDEIVGSISFSEQFTNRYGPVHPAFYQSTLEEAIKEACSKPAAERKILAIYLHHDSSVLTNVFCTQLLGYESVMQMFETNFILWGWDLTFESNRSRLQTYVNNALGATAAMSLRNIPVDRLPALVLIMRIRSSTDIFSVIHGNVGVNELLSSLIEAVEVFTEHQRVEIVEEKERAERELVKWEQDEAYRESLEADRAKEEAKRQQAQAESEARQRIENEKAQELARKEAYRKKVEASLPSEPPLSQGDGIAKIRFRLPNGESIERRFQANTPLKVLFDFLTVKGYPRDEYKVISSWPRRDLTLLDMNNTLKELKLCPQETVILEER, translated from the exons ATGTCTGAAAATAGAGAAGAAATTCTCGCAGATTTCCAG GCTTGCACTGGAATCGAAGATGTTGCCGAAGCAATTTACCATCTCGATGAAACAAACTGGGATTTACTA CGTGCAGTCAGTCGTGTTATGCCACCTGACAGTCAGTCGTTCCAACCTCGGTCTGACCCCGACGTTATGGTAGTCGACGATTACATAAATGTACCATCAAGTCCCATCGAAACAGCCACTGATATGATGGAAGTTGGCAATAATGTTGGGCATCCGCCAGTACCCAACAATCAAACCAACGACCAACCATCTACTTCTACTGTAAGAAATAATTTAACCAAGATGCTCAAATTTACTATACAATATTGTGATAGAATTATTACGATAGAACTACCAGAATCGGCAACAGTTT CTGATCTAAAATTGAGATTATTCAAAGAACTGAAGGTGTCACCTTGTCGCCAGCTTTTGTCTGGATGGGCAAGGATGAGTCAGTATGAGAATACTCCATTTTCTGCATTGCAACTGCCACAAGAAAGTTCATTGCATTTAACACTCAAGCCATCGGAGGGAGGATTTACAGCAGAGGATGa CTTAGAAGTACAAGAGAAATTGACCGGCAAATACACTTTGAACATAAAGTGTGAGGAAGCAACCTACAATCTCAAATATCCAGGCACGCAGAGCATACTGAAAGTAAAAGGAGACGTCTACACACTCACAAGCATTCACGTTCGCAATCAAATTTGGAGTGGTTGGCCCCCCAACATAGACGACCAGACGATGCTGGCTCTGTCTGGAATCAA CTATCCCGAGCACGATCTAACAGTGAAACGTTCGTGTCCTGTCAACCACAACAAAGAGAAGAAGCAGAACAACAGCAACATCGTTCAGATCGACAGCGACGACGACGAGTTCGAGGACGCTTCGGAAAGTTTCAACGTCGACGATGAATATTTCGTCGATAACATCCCATCGAAACGCACCGAACCGTTGA TTCCAGACCACATAGAAGACGAGATCGTGGGTAGTATAAGCTTCTCAGAGCAGTTCACAAACAGATACGGTCCGGTTCACCCCGCTTTTTATCAGAGCACTCTGGAGGAAGCGATTAAAGAGGCTTGTTCCAAGCCGGCGGCGGAA AGGAAAATCCTGGCGATATACCTTCATCATGATTCCAGCGTTTTAACAAATGTCTTTTGTACTCAACTTCTGGGTTACGAAAGCGTCATGCAAATGTTCGAAACGAATTTTATACTGTGGGGTTGGGATCTCACGTTCGAATCAAATCGTTCCCGGTTACAAACTTACGTCAACAACGCTTTAGGGGCGACCGCGGCCATGAGTCTACGCAACATCCCGGTCGACAGATTGCCGGCTTTGGTCCTGATAATGAGAATTCGGTCGTCGACGGACATTTTTAGCGTCATACAtg GTAACGTGGGGGTCAATGAATTATTGTCAAGTTTAATCGAAGCAGTGGAAGTGTTCACCGAACATCAGCGAGTCGAGATCGTCGAAGAAAAGGAAAGGGCGGAGAGAGAGTTGGTCAAGTGGGAACAAGACGAAGCGTATCGTGAAAGTCTCGAAGCTGACAG AGCAAAGGAAGAGGCCAAAAGACAGCAAGCTCAGGCCGAGTCGGAGGCCCGACAGAGGATAGAAAACGAGAAAGCCCAAGAGTTGGCAAGAAAAGAAGCGTACCGCAAGAAAGTCGAAGCTAGTTTGCCCTCAGAACCACCTCTAAGTCAAGGAGATGGTATTGCCAAAATCCGGTTCAGATTACCCAACGGTGAAAGCATAGAGCGAAGATTTCAAGCGAATACACCTCTCAAAGTTCTGTTTGACTTTTTAACCGTCAAGGGTTACCCTCGAGATGAATACAAAGTAATTTCTAGCTGGCCTAGAAGAGAT CTGACTCTGTTAGACATGAACAATACACTCAAGGAATTAAAATTGTGTCCCCAAGAAACTGTGATATTAGAAGAACGGTAA